The proteins below come from a single Mesobacillus jeotgali genomic window:
- a CDS encoding DUF6509 family protein, with protein sequence MNITGHTVELLEDPFGLLSGSRYEYFLNIEVDEEDELYTEKGLLLKVLFLVDGEDRRIMQSYFIEQETEKVLDFELEEDEEVQVKKYCEENLPAEDENEEETN encoded by the coding sequence ATGAATATTACAGGACATACTGTCGAGCTTCTTGAAGATCCATTTGGGCTTCTGTCAGGAAGCAGATATGAATATTTCCTAAATATCGAGGTAGACGAAGAGGACGAGCTCTATACTGAAAAAGGCTTGCTGTTAAAGGTGCTATTTTTGGTGGACGGGGAAGATAGACGGATTATGCAAAGCTATTTCATTGAACAGGAAACAGAAAAGGTTCTGGATTTTGAACTTGAGGAAGATGAAGAGGTACAAGTGAAAAAGTATTGTGAGGAAAACTTGCCTGCTGAGGATGAAAACGAAGAGGAAACAAATTAA
- a CDS encoding cytosolic protein, whose product MKTFEVKFHAEDQVETMKVQKLSSEDYEQATEGGTRHLFDLDTNIGFFVFFDAEDINGKEYYLMLQYEEQKEEPSNCYGFELKDFYEFSALYLNDLEFTEELNEEEGELGPVQHLAHLLYHIVEEGKAVEV is encoded by the coding sequence ATGAAAACCTTTGAAGTGAAATTTCACGCAGAAGACCAGGTCGAAACGATGAAAGTCCAGAAATTAAGCAGTGAAGATTATGAGCAGGCTACTGAGGGCGGAACACGACACTTGTTTGACCTGGATACGAATATTGGTTTCTTTGTCTTTTTTGATGCGGAAGATATAAATGGCAAGGAGTATTATTTAATGCTTCAATATGAGGAGCAGAAGGAAGAGCCATCGAATTGCTACGGCTTCGAACTGAAGGATTTCTATGAGTTTTCAGCATTATACCTGAATGATCTGGAATTTACTGAAGAACTTAACGAAGAAGAGGGGGAGCTTGGACCTGTTCAGCATCTTGCCCATCTCCTTTATCACATCGTTGAGGAAGGAAAAGCAGTAGAAGTATAA
- a CDS encoding metallophosphoesterase family protein, whose product MKIVVISDTHMPKKAKQLPEKLLIDLQDCDYIIHAGDWQTVELYNELNQFGPVIGVTGNVDGQELKSLLKTKEILQAGNFRIGIVHGHGTGKTTEKRAVETFTADEVDCIIYGHSHIPVLKEIDGVTVFNPGSPTDKRRQQQFSYGILTVGERINAEHIFF is encoded by the coding sequence ATGAAAATAGTGGTCATTTCTGACACTCATATGCCTAAAAAAGCAAAGCAGCTGCCTGAGAAGCTTCTCATTGACCTGCAAGATTGCGATTATATTATTCATGCTGGCGATTGGCAGACCGTGGAGCTATATAATGAGCTTAATCAGTTTGGCCCGGTTATCGGCGTGACCGGTAATGTGGATGGCCAGGAACTTAAGAGTCTGCTAAAAACAAAAGAGATCCTCCAGGCAGGCAATTTTCGTATTGGTATAGTCCATGGCCACGGCACTGGTAAAACAACTGAAAAAAGGGCAGTTGAAACATTTACAGCAGACGAGGTGGATTGTATAATCTATGGCCATTCCCATATTCCCGTCCTGAAGGAAATCGATGGTGTAACGGTCTTTAATCCAGGTTCACCGACTGACAAAAGGAGACAGCAGCAATTCTCTTATGGTATCCTGACTGTCGGAGAAAGAATTAACGCAGAGCATATTTTCTTTTAA
- a CDS encoding sulfite oxidase → MYLNFGKVRPYLTTRSLNPENQETPIHFISFLQPVAEPLFYRRNHFPYPILTPESFTLTISGSVDHTLQFHYSEFLKLPSKSNRVLIECSGNKRASFKEKVFGEQWEDGAMGEGIWKGVPLKTLLEYAGIKKGVSDVVFRGRDAGIKNIKYIHFERSLPIAKALNPEVMIAYEYNGKPIPHKHGFPFRLIVPGWYGMASVKWLNEIILIKDKFTGPFQSDDYVYYYKNGTSEPVTTNRVNSTIQQPLDKQLVKKGTYEIRGIAWTGSGVISKVEISFDNGANWEPARLDTHPVENRTVSWSYVKEFKHGNVYHISVRASDSEGNTQPSEAVWNEKGYGYNAVMQINVKAE, encoded by the coding sequence ATGTACTTGAACTTTGGAAAGGTGCGCCCTTACTTAACAACAAGAAGCCTTAACCCTGAGAATCAGGAAACTCCGATTCACTTTATTTCTTTTCTTCAGCCGGTTGCTGAGCCTCTATTTTACCGCCGTAATCATTTTCCTTATCCGATTTTAACACCAGAGTCATTCACGCTGACAATTTCCGGCTCAGTTGATCACACTTTACAATTCCATTACTCTGAATTTTTGAAGCTGCCATCTAAATCAAACAGGGTGCTCATTGAATGTTCAGGAAATAAAAGGGCCAGCTTCAAAGAAAAAGTCTTTGGTGAGCAGTGGGAAGATGGCGCAATGGGTGAGGGAATTTGGAAGGGAGTTCCTTTGAAAACCTTGCTTGAGTACGCCGGAATTAAAAAAGGTGTATCTGATGTCGTTTTTAGAGGAAGAGACGCAGGCATCAAGAACATTAAGTATATCCACTTTGAAAGAAGTTTGCCAATTGCGAAGGCCCTTAATCCTGAAGTAATGATTGCATATGAGTACAACGGGAAACCGATCCCCCATAAACACGGTTTTCCCTTCCGGCTGATTGTTCCAGGGTGGTACGGGATGGCTTCCGTTAAATGGCTTAATGAAATCATTCTGATTAAAGACAAATTTACAGGGCCTTTTCAGAGTGATGATTATGTTTATTATTATAAAAATGGTACTTCTGAGCCAGTCACCACAAACAGAGTAAATTCAACAATTCAGCAGCCGCTTGATAAACAGTTAGTTAAAAAAGGAACTTACGAAATTAGAGGGATTGCCTGGACAGGGTCAGGGGTTATCTCAAAAGTGGAAATAAGCTTTGATAATGGAGCTAATTGGGAGCCAGCCAGGCTGGATACCCACCCTGTAGAAAATCGAACTGTTTCTTGGAGTTACGTGAAGGAATTTAAACACGGAAATGTATATCATATATCAGTCAGGGCATCTGATAGCGAAGGTAACACGCAGCCTTCAGAAGCTGTCTGGAACGAGAAAGGCTATGGTTACAATGCAGTTATGCAAATTAATGTAAAGGCAGAATGA
- a CDS encoding NAD-dependent epimerase/dehydratase family protein codes for MRKILVLGGTQYFGKKLVQKLIDHGDEVTIATRGTKSDPFGEKVNRMVIDRENKETMTAAFEGKKWDLVYDQSCFSPMEARDTAEALKGKADRYIFTSTQAVYEFGTLHAESNFNAYTYPIEYKSRKEYPGYEGYREAKRASEAVFHQIGYFEVVSVRFPIVVSEDDYTERLKFHVDKILSGQPLGIPKPDLRYSFIHADEAADFLLDIGRSSFEGPINPGSAGDISLKELVDKIALRANKEAIVEDSAENGTVSPYALPGSWSIDTSLASGFGFKFTELNQLLDQLIIFYIQQNELN; via the coding sequence ATGAGAAAAATTCTTGTGCTTGGAGGAACCCAGTATTTTGGAAAAAAGCTGGTGCAAAAGCTGATTGATCATGGTGATGAGGTAACTATTGCCACCAGGGGAACGAAAAGTGATCCTTTTGGTGAAAAAGTAAATCGGATGGTGATTGATCGGGAAAATAAAGAGACGATGACAGCAGCATTCGAGGGCAAAAAGTGGGATCTGGTGTATGACCAATCTTGTTTTTCGCCAATGGAGGCAAGGGATACAGCAGAGGCATTAAAGGGGAAAGCGGACCGCTATATTTTCACCTCCACCCAAGCGGTATATGAGTTTGGCACGCTTCATGCAGAGAGTAATTTTAATGCATATACATATCCGATAGAATACAAAAGCCGCAAAGAATACCCAGGGTATGAAGGCTATAGAGAGGCGAAAAGAGCCTCAGAAGCGGTATTTCATCAGATTGGATATTTTGAGGTCGTTTCCGTCCGTTTTCCGATTGTCGTTTCAGAAGACGATTACACTGAACGCCTGAAGTTCCATGTAGATAAAATACTTTCAGGACAACCATTAGGTATACCGAAACCTGATTTGCGCTATAGCTTCATCCACGCAGATGAAGCAGCCGATTTTTTGTTGGATATCGGGAGGTCAAGTTTTGAGGGGCCAATCAATCCTGGGTCTGCAGGAGATATTAGTTTGAAAGAATTGGTTGATAAAATTGCTTTGAGGGCCAATAAAGAAGCGATCGTGGAGGATAGCGCCGAAAACGGCACGGTCTCCCCGTATGCATTGCCTGGCTCGTGGTCGATTGACACTTCACTTGCTTCTGGGTTTGGCTTTAAGTTTACCGAATTGAATCAATTATTGGATCAATTGATCATTTTTTATATTCAGCAGAATGAGTTGAATTAA
- a CDS encoding Ku protein, which yields MHTIWKGSISFGLVNIPVKLHAATEDRDIKLRTLHKECHSPIKYEKTCPVCDVEVKNEDIVKAYEYTKGKFVVLEDEDLESLRKENEDKAVEIIDFVKITEIDPIYFQRSYFMSPNEGGGKAYSLLRKALEESQKVGIAKIIIRAKEQLAVVRVYNNTLVMETIHFPDEVRNAVDVPNVPEEDKVTEKELDTAIMLIDQLTTEFEPEKYKDDYRTALLELIEAKRTGKELVTPTEKEPVSNVTDLMAALQASIDRTKPEKKKEPAPAPAPASAKKKKTAAKPKAKEKKQA from the coding sequence ATGCATACAATCTGGAAAGGGAGTATCAGCTTCGGGCTCGTCAATATCCCGGTCAAGCTTCATGCAGCGACTGAGGATCGGGACATCAAGCTGAGAACTCTTCATAAAGAGTGCCACTCGCCAATAAAATATGAGAAAACTTGCCCAGTGTGCGATGTGGAAGTGAAAAATGAAGACATCGTTAAGGCTTATGAATACACAAAAGGTAAGTTTGTCGTCCTTGAAGATGAGGATCTTGAATCGTTAAGGAAAGAAAATGAAGATAAAGCCGTGGAAATAATCGACTTTGTAAAAATTACGGAAATTGATCCGATTTATTTTCAACGCAGCTATTTCATGTCTCCGAACGAAGGCGGCGGTAAGGCCTATTCTTTACTCAGGAAAGCTCTTGAAGAATCGCAGAAGGTGGGAATTGCCAAAATAATTATTCGGGCAAAGGAGCAGCTTGCAGTGGTGCGCGTTTATAACAATACGCTCGTCATGGAGACCATTCATTTCCCGGATGAAGTCAGAAACGCAGTAGACGTGCCGAATGTACCAGAAGAAGATAAAGTGACGGAAAAGGAACTGGACACTGCCATCATGCTCATTGATCAGCTGACAACCGAGTTTGAACCAGAAAAATATAAAGATGATTATCGTACCGCTTTACTGGAGTTAATCGAAGCAAAAAGGACTGGCAAAGAACTGGTCACTCCTACCGAAAAAGAGCCGGTCTCCAATGTCACAGATCTTATGGCCGCACTTCAGGCTTCTATCGACCGTACCAAGCCTGAGAAAAAGAAAGAGCCAGCGCCAGCGCCAGCTCCAGCGTCAGCAAAGAAGAAGAAAACAGCTGCTAAACCAAAGGCTAAGGAAAAGAAACAAGCTTAA
- a CDS encoding DNA ligase D produces the protein MLKPMLPTLAFEAPQGEEWRYEIKFDGFRALLTWDSEIELTSRNGKPLLPLFPELENFLTANKEKFQPFLPLTLDAELVYLENPYKANFGAIQIRGRMRSKDKIKSEADRNPCRLMVFDLLKVKGKNIASESYKGRRTKLHSLFSELDLPLSPNHQNPDLVQLIPSERDLKSLWEKVVIYDGEGIIAKQQNSKWEEGKRTEAWIKSKNWKYVSCFVTAYEKSNGYFYISVYKDSKIHQIGLVIFGFKPEEKNALHQIIKQNKSSEDAQFIYVEPGICLDVKYLEIYEDQLREPHFHQFRFDLSPDTCTYEKFVFQQKNLPPDIEITHPDKPIWEEPPIQKVDYIHYLREISPYMLPFLEDRLLTVIRYPHGMFGEAFYQKNVPDYAPDFVQTAKSEGIEYIVCNNMKTLLWLGNQIAIEFHIPFQKINSKGPDEIVFDLDPPSREDFHLAIKAAVYIKEVLDELKLISFIKTSGNKGLQVYIPLPDNHYSYDDTRLFTSFIANYLVSKEPESFTIERLKKNRGSRLYVDYIQHAEGKTIVSPYSARGKSHAGVATPLFWEEVNENLRIEDFHLGTIIQRVQKSGCPFRTYFAAKAEQNFNPVLEVLKSKKS, from the coding sequence ATGCTTAAACCAATGCTCCCTACACTGGCATTTGAAGCGCCACAGGGGGAAGAATGGCGTTATGAGATTAAATTTGATGGCTTCCGTGCGTTATTGACATGGGATTCTGAAATTGAACTGACAAGCCGCAATGGTAAACCGCTGCTCCCTTTGTTCCCAGAATTAGAAAACTTCCTTACTGCCAACAAGGAAAAGTTCCAGCCATTTTTGCCTCTGACATTGGACGCTGAGCTGGTTTATTTGGAGAATCCCTACAAAGCCAATTTCGGGGCGATTCAAATCAGAGGAAGAATGAGGTCAAAGGATAAAATTAAATCTGAAGCTGACAGGAATCCATGCAGGCTTATGGTTTTCGACCTTTTGAAGGTAAAAGGAAAAAATATAGCCTCTGAAAGCTACAAAGGCAGGAGGACAAAGCTTCATTCCCTGTTTTCCGAGCTGGATCTGCCACTCTCTCCCAACCACCAAAACCCCGACTTAGTCCAGCTTATCCCGAGTGAAAGGGATTTGAAGAGCTTATGGGAAAAAGTCGTCATTTACGATGGGGAAGGTATCATTGCCAAACAACAGAATAGCAAATGGGAGGAAGGAAAACGGACGGAAGCGTGGATTAAATCGAAAAACTGGAAGTATGTTTCCTGCTTTGTCACGGCTTATGAAAAGTCCAACGGATACTTTTATATCTCAGTTTACAAGGATTCAAAAATACATCAAATTGGGCTGGTAATCTTCGGGTTTAAGCCCGAAGAAAAAAATGCCCTTCATCAAATCATCAAGCAAAATAAAAGTAGTGAAGATGCTCAATTTATTTATGTGGAACCAGGAATCTGTCTTGATGTAAAGTATCTGGAAATATATGAGGATCAGCTTCGCGAGCCTCATTTTCATCAATTCCGTTTCGATTTAAGTCCTGATACCTGTACTTATGAAAAGTTTGTTTTCCAACAAAAGAACCTGCCTCCGGATATTGAAATCACGCACCCCGATAAACCGATTTGGGAAGAACCGCCAATCCAAAAGGTGGATTACATCCATTATTTAAGGGAGATTTCTCCTTATATGCTTCCATTCCTGGAGGACCGGCTGTTAACTGTTATCCGCTATCCTCACGGCATGTTTGGCGAAGCCTTTTACCAAAAAAACGTTCCAGATTACGCACCGGATTTTGTCCAGACCGCAAAATCGGAAGGGATCGAATATATTGTCTGCAATAATATGAAAACGTTGCTTTGGCTCGGGAATCAAATTGCCATTGAGTTTCATATCCCCTTCCAGAAAATCAACAGCAAGGGACCGGATGAAATAGTCTTTGACCTGGACCCGCCATCGAGGGAAGATTTCCATTTAGCGATTAAGGCTGCTGTTTATATCAAAGAGGTGCTGGATGAATTAAAATTGATCAGCTTTATCAAGACTTCTGGGAATAAAGGACTCCAGGTGTACATCCCGCTCCCGGATAACCATTATAGCTACGATGATACAAGATTGTTTACCTCCTTTATCGCGAACTACCTTGTATCAAAGGAACCGGAATCATTTACAATTGAAAGACTGAAGAAAAACAGGGGCAGCCGATTATATGTGGATTACATCCAGCATGCTGAAGGCAAAACGATTGTCAGTCCCTATTCCGCTCGCGGAAAATCACATGCAGGTGTGGCCACTCCGTTATTTTGGGAAGAAGTGAATGAGAATCTAAGAATTGAGGATTTCCATTTAGGAACGATCATCCAGCGCGTGCAAAAGTCAGGCTGTCCGTTCAGGACTTATTTTGCAGCTAAAGCAGAACAGAATTTCAATCCAGTTCTGGAGGTTCTGAAGTCAAAAAAATCCTGA